A single window of Crassostrea angulata isolate pt1a10 chromosome 8, ASM2561291v2, whole genome shotgun sequence DNA harbors:
- the LOC128159463 gene encoding probable E3 ubiquitin-protein ligase MID2: protein MSYQDLITCPICLENYTKPRYLPCLHTYCEECLTDYISTAYNKEENGFSCPTCRMPNKVEVSENISPKMAAAGFPINHMIMTLLDQKDIENKDVSCNPCSKRGRKEPGKFWCYSCSAALCEACGEFHTSLPILADHRIAPLEDSSDVPVLASTAHDVCEIHAGKKLEMFCQDHDVACCATCTMVNHRKCETVITLFDAAKSFKETSANTTESVVKEIQSLIEQFDVKIADCSKEYETLESATESRTKEIQEFSDKIINHADKLKSDFDLNLAEAKSKKMMEIQNRKKELSNMQNMLSNCEGILNAVDEKCSKIQMLTIIPNLIKLRDESSAKLEEIEQNPITQNIEVVVDQRIEDCAKVESLGKLIEN, encoded by the coding sequence ATGAGCTACCAGGACTTGATAACATGTCCGATATGTCTAGAGAACTATACGAAACCTCGCTATCTGCCATGTCTTCATACGTACTGCGAGGAATGCCTCACGGACTACATTTCTACAGCATATAACAAAGAGGAAAATGGATTTTCGTGCCCGACTTGTCGCATGCCTAACAAAGTGGAAGTGTCAGAAAACATTTCACCAAAAATGGCCGCCGCTGGGTTTCCTATCAATCATATGATAATGACTTTACTTGATCAGAAGGACATAGAAAATAAAGATGTCAGTTGCAACCCATGCTCCAAAAGAGGCCGAAAGGAACCTGGCAAATTTTGGTGTTATTCCTGTAGTGCAGCGCTATGCGAGGCTTGTGGAGAGTTCCACACGTCATTACCAATCCTTGCTGATCACAGAATCGCTCCGTTAGAAGACTCATCAGATGTTCCAGTCCTTGCCTCGACTGCGCACGATGTCTGTGAGATCCACGCCGGGAAGAAACTAGAAATGTTCTGCCAAGACCACGATGTTGCTTGCTGTGCAACATGCACAATGGTTAACCATAGGAAATGCGAAACAGTCATAACACTCTTTGATGCAGCGAAAAGTTTCAAAGAGACATCAGCTAACACGACTGAAAGCGTTGTTAAAGAAATACAGTCATTGATTGAGCAGTTTGATGTTAAAATAGCAGATTGCTCTAAAGAGTATGAGACACTAGAATCAGCTACTGAGAGTCGAACAAAGGAAATACAAGAATTTAGTGACAAAATTATTAATCATGCTGACAAACTGAAATCGGACTTTGATCTTAATCTGGCAGAGGCTAAGTCAAAGAAGATGATGGAAATTCAAAACCGAAAGAAAGAGCTCTCaaacatgcaaaatatgttGTCAAATTGTGAAGGCATATTAAATGCTGTTGATGAAAAGTGCTCAAAAATTCAGATGTTGACAATAATTCCGAACCTAATCAAACTTCGTGATGAAAGCAGTGCCAAACTAGAAGAAATTGAGCAAAACCCTATCACTCAGAACATAGAGGTTGTCGTTGATCAAAGAATTGAAGATTGTGCAAAAGTGGAGTCCCTTGGAAAGTTGATAGAAAACTGA
- the LOC128159462 gene encoding uncharacterized protein LOC128159462, which produces MLQIQNQVFKGSSESKNSEGQRERISILLSCAICKEKSYNPITLHCLHSLCKECFEGNIREQLPDVCDLNSDVLLFCPSCDYQSSCDISSYLQRNIGAYLAAPQAIKALLDIEHGLDSPICVSCKNKGKTTSSLFWCFDCVNHFCEECFDFHSTLPVLDKHKTYSLAELKKDPDVVTKAREICEEHGLRFTKFCSERECVCCDGCLSSDHIDICKGEHKKIQEEIISKLVNPKVTELQESLRNMLQNLDSNGKELSDVENKTEEFFKDEQMKADEKSNNLRKRLLESSDSILVESYKIPFYKLQEMESKNAVWKQQKSVLENAIELLSALKGGSDLRYFLELKKIKQVLKQAGNVLYDCEKGGKTTFSVLFEKSLDTFADLDSFGKITEIQYMSKDENSAFEISFVELQSKESKENEPSMQLGKSFHFGEHLFRLSKSIDLENGWSHVTGCDWMSENEIVIVDQKVKGSPGLCVYNTDNGKLKSRIPLDQKPYDISVLPNKQCAITFPKEEEVRIYSLNDYSVQRELDIDIKCYGVCHCFHPKGGITMVAGEDNIIFYDKNFSKTKCLTVDGEDIRYICAYNNNLIFYSDIKTNTVYSVIGNGDNRFEYTDDDSIKGAAGIIIDESKNVYVCEKGEDCIHVLNKSGNFIRKIEVGQNPTSISLSRSKTKICIIRGGRYTSNVADIYTL; this is translated from the exons ATGCTTCAGATACAGAATCAagttttcaag GGGTCGAGTGAATCAAAGAACTCTGAAGGACAGAGGGAAAGGATATCCATACTATTGAGTTGTGCAATTTGTAAAGAAAAGTCTTATAATCCTATAACACTACATTGCTTACACTCGCTATGCAAAGAATGTTTTGAGGGAAATATCAGGGAACAACTACCAGACGTTTGTGATTTGAACAGTGATGTATTGCTTTTTTGTCCTTCATGTGACTATCAGTCATCTTGTGACATATCTAGTTATTTGCAAAGAAACATTGGGGCATATCTTGCTGCCCCTCAAGCCATAAAAGCTCTTTTAGACATTGAACATGGACTGGACTCTCCAATTTGCGTATCTTGTAAAAACAAAGGGAAAACCACATCTTCATTGTTCTGGTGTTTTGATTGTGTCAACCATTTTTGTGAAGAATGTTTTGACTTTCATTCGACTTTACCTGTATTGGACAAACACAAAACATACAGTCTTGCTGAGTTGAAGAAAGATCCTGACGTTGTTACAAAAGCTAGAGAAATTTGTGAAGAACACGGTTTGCGTTTTACTAAATTTTGTAGTGAACGAGAATGCGTCTGTTGTGATGGTTGCCTGTCTTCGGAtcatatagatatatgtaaaggtgaacacaaaaaaatacaagaaGAAATTATTTCCAAGCTTGTAAATCCTAAAGTAACAGAATTACAGGAATCGCTTAGGAACATGCTTCAGAACCTGGATAGCAATGGAAAAGAACTGTCTgatgttgaaaataaaactgaagAGTTTTTTAAAGACGAGCAAATGAAAGCTGATGAAAAAAGTAATAACTTGAGAAAAAGATTGCTTGAATCCTCAGATTCAATATTGGTGGAATCCTATAAGATACCGTTTTACAAATTACAAGAAATGGAGTCAAAGAACGCAGTGTGGAAACAACAGAAGTCAGTTCTAGAGAATGCAATAGAATTATTGTCAGCTTTAAAAGGTGGATCGGATTTAAGATATTTTCTTGAGTTGAAGAAgattaaacaagttttaaaacaaGCAGGCAATGTTTTATATGATTGTGAAAAAGGTGGCAagacaacattttcagttttattCGAAAAATCTCTGGACACCTTTGCTGATTTGGATAGCTTTGGGAAGATTACAGAGATACAGTATATGTCAAAAGACGAGAATTCAGCCTTTGAGATTAGTTTTGTTGAGTTACAGTCCAAGGaaagcaaagaaaatgaacCTTCAATGCAGTTGGGAAAAAGTTTTCACTTTGGTGAACATTTATTTAGATTGTCCAAATCAATAGATTTAGAAAATGGATGGTCACACGTGACTGGGTGTGACTGGATGTCAGAAAATGAGATAGTTATTGTCGACCAAAAAGTAAAAGGCAGTCCAGGTCTTTGTGTATATAATACTGACAATGGGAAATTGAAATCGAGAATTCCACTGGACCAAAAACCGTACGATATATCAGTTCTTCCCAATAAACAATGTGCAATCACATTTCCGAAAGAAGAGGAAGTTCGAATCTATAGTTTAAATGATTATTCCGTGCAAAGAGAACTTgacattgatataaaatgttatGGTGTTTGCCATTGTTTTCACCCCAAAGGGGGAATTACAATGGTAGCTGGTGAAGATAATATAATtttctatgataaaaatttttcGAAAACCAAATGCTTGACCGTTGATGGGGAAGACATCCGCTACATCTGTGCGTATAATAACAACCTTATTTTTTACAGTGACATAAAAACCAACACCGTTTACAGTGTCATCGGCAATGGCGACAATCGATTTGAATACACAGATGACGACAGCATTAAAGGTGCTGCTGGCATCATCATTGATGAatcaaaaaatgtatatgtttgtGAAAAAGGAGAGGACTGCATTCATGTATTGAACAAATCTGGAAACTTCAtcagaaaaattgaagtagGACAAAATCCAACCTCGATTTCCTTGTCAAGgagtaaaacaaaaatctgCATCATACGTGGTGGGAGATATACCTCCAATGTTGCAGACATTTATactttgtga
- the LOC128160688 gene encoding hemagglutinin/amebocyte aggregation factor-like, with protein MWNNKMFSLAPALYVVVVSVVVSGWKNSYDQPLNFNCHSDLYSISRFTSKHDNGPEDRVFDFECRRVYSVSGAVYCSWSGYANNYDALVLFTCPNEGYLNGVHSVHHNGAEDRIFKFRCCTPRSGHCLKNCHWTGFVNGMDAYFSYFVPYSYVIRGVSSIHDNGPEDRIFQFEICQVF; from the exons gaataACAAGATGTTTTCATTGGCTCCTGCGTTATATGTGGTCGTGGTTTCCGTAGTTGTCTCAGGTTGGAAAAACAGCTACGATCAGCCACTCAACTTCAATTGTCATTCAGACCTGTACTCAATTAGCCGTTTCACGTCAAAACACGATAACGGTCCAGAGGACAGGGTATTCGACTTTGAATGCAGGCGAGTGTACTCCGTTTCTGGTGCCGTGTATTGTAGCTGGTCTG GCTACGCCAATAACTATGATGCACTGGTTCTCTTCACCTGTCCAAACGAAGGCTATCTAAATGGCGTTCATAGTGTTCATCACAACGGGGCCGAGGACAGGATATTTAAATTCAGATGCTGCACCCCTCGATCAG GACATTGCCTTAAAAACTGCCACTGGACTGGTTTTGTGAACGGCATGGATGCTTATTTTAGTTACTTCGTCCCATATAGTTACGTCATCAGAGGCGTGAGTAGTATTCACGACAACGGCCCTGA GGACAGAATATTTCAGTTTGAGATTTGCCAAGTTTTTTAG